The following are encoded together in the Synergistaceae bacterium genome:
- a CDS encoding rod shape-determining protein, translating into MFNKILPGMLGHDIGIDLGSSNIVVYVKDRGIVLNEPSAVAVRKLPRGGGFEIIAVGHEAKEMAGKVPAGINVIWPIEGGVIANFDVTQELIKHCLRKVCAGSAFMIHPRVVVSIPAEITGVERKAVVDATLGAGAGEAYIVEEPISAALGVGLPFDKPNGCMVIDIGGGTSEVSVISLGGIVVTSSLRTAGKMMDGAISAMIRQRYSLLIGDTTAEEVKNTIGSALPMSPELEMHVKGRDLSDGLPKSDIVSSIEVREAMDPIFVSIEDMVKVALEKMPPELAKDVVDRGVILTGGVALMNGFAERLSRAINTPVIIAEKPLYSVALGIGNILDNLASMRRILKSVERGSR; encoded by the coding sequence ATGTTTAATAAAATTTTACCCGGTATGCTTGGCCACGATATTGGAATCGATTTAGGCTCGTCAAATATTGTTGTTTACGTGAAGGATAGAGGAATCGTGTTAAATGAGCCTTCCGCCGTTGCTGTACGAAAATTGCCTCGTGGCGGAGGTTTTGAAATTATTGCTGTCGGTCATGAAGCTAAAGAAATGGCCGGTAAAGTTCCAGCAGGAATTAATGTAATTTGGCCGATTGAGGGCGGAGTCATTGCAAATTTTGATGTTACTCAAGAGTTGATTAAACACTGTCTGCGAAAAGTTTGCGCCGGAAGTGCTTTTATGATTCATCCGCGAGTCGTTGTCTCGATTCCAGCAGAAATAACCGGAGTCGAACGTAAAGCAGTTGTTGACGCTACACTCGGAGCAGGCGCGGGCGAGGCTTATATCGTCGAGGAACCTATAAGCGCGGCACTTGGAGTCGGTCTTCCATTTGATAAACCTAATGGCTGCATGGTCATTGACATTGGCGGCGGAACAAGTGAAGTCAGCGTTATATCACTGGGAGGAATCGTCGTAACAAGTTCACTCAGGACAGCAGGCAAAATGATGGACGGTGCAATTTCTGCAATGATTCGCCAGCGTTATTCGCTATTAATCGGCGACACTACAGCGGAAGAAGTAAAGAATACAATCGGTTCTGCTTTACCCATGAGTCCGGAATTAGAGATGCACGTTAAGGGGCGTGATTTGTCCGACGGTCTGCCGAAAAGTGATATAGTCTCGTCAATTGAAGTGCGTGAGGCAATGGATCCTATTTTTGTGAGTATTGAAGATATGGTAAAAGTAGCTCTTGAGAAAATGCCGCCTGAACTCGCAAAAGATGTAGTCGACAGAGGCGTAATTTTAACGGGCGGGGTTGCTTTAATGAACGGTTTTGCGGAGAGACTCTCACGTGCGATAAATACTCCTGTAATAATTGCTGAGAAGCCGTTATATTCTGTTGCACTTGGAATCGGAAATATTTTAGACAATCTTGCGTCAATGCGTAGAATATTAAAATCTGTCGAACGCGGTTCACGTTAA
- a CDS encoding HAD family phosphatase, producing the protein MKLIFLDIDGTLTKPGENIPPQSAVDAINKARANGHKIFLCTGRNPDMLKPLLKYKFDGVISCAGGYVAVGENCEEILFDHPMTDKERDIALKTLHDNGVFCTIEAEKGSWGDENLGDFLKGQGEGNSELERWRKALSENLGIKPMSQYDGSPIYKVVIMCQKMEQLDDCKKALGNDFNIVVQEVKVGGSDSRCINGEIINKAFDKGKGVEIICKKFGVPISDSIGFGDSMNDLEMIQTVGTSVCMANGAEALKKLADIVCPSVSDDGLAKAFADLNLI; encoded by the coding sequence GTGAAATTAATATTTCTTGACATCGACGGCACACTAACAAAACCGGGAGAAAATATCCCGCCTCAAAGCGCAGTCGACGCAATTAACAAAGCAAGGGCAAACGGACACAAAATTTTTCTATGCACAGGCCGTAATCCTGACATGTTAAAGCCGCTTCTCAAATACAAATTTGACGGTGTTATATCATGTGCGGGCGGTTATGTAGCTGTCGGGGAAAATTGCGAGGAAATTTTATTCGATCACCCCATGACAGACAAAGAAAGAGACATAGCTTTAAAGACTCTTCACGATAACGGCGTTTTTTGCACAATCGAGGCCGAAAAAGGTTCTTGGGGCGATGAGAATCTCGGCGACTTCCTAAAGGGTCAAGGCGAAGGCAATAGCGAGTTAGAACGTTGGCGCAAAGCATTATCAGAGAATCTCGGCATTAAACCTATGAGTCAATATGACGGCTCACCAATTTATAAAGTCGTTATTATGTGCCAAAAAATGGAACAGTTAGACGACTGCAAAAAGGCTCTGGGAAACGATTTTAATATCGTCGTGCAAGAAGTAAAAGTCGGAGGCTCTGACTCACGCTGCATTAACGGCGAAATTATTAATAAAGCATTCGACAAGGGCAAAGGAGTAGAAATTATCTGCAAAAAATTCGGAGTTCCAATAAGCGACTCTATTGGCTTCGGGGACAGCATGAACGATTTAGAAATGATACAGACAGTAGGTACAAGCGTCTGTATGGCAAACGGTGCGGAAGCTCTCAAGAAACTTGCTGATATTGTGTGTCCTTCAGTGAGTGATGACGGGCTTGCAAAGGCGTTTGCGGATTTAAATTTAATTTAA
- a CDS encoding bifunctional (p)ppGpp synthetase/guanosine-3',5'-bis(diphosphate) 3'-pyrophosphohydrolase — MNSVPSIEDNSTNYLREMSDLRDEFFSRIPAASQQECVRSLWQELWTKSLLSLTPEQLHTLGEAFVFAAIAHKDQLRKSGDPYIIHTLNAALILAGMRLDIATLVAALLHDVLEDTDVTDEELSAKFGEDVLMLVQGVTKLAGDEVKKFMSREDLTGENIRKMFVVMAQDIRVVLIKLADRLHNMRTLDVMRPDKQQRIARETMEIYAPLAHRLGIYQIKSELEDLSFMYLQPDIYKELEFRVKKRLPKMEEVISKAIAVLEDKLQKENIPCRIKGRSKHFYSIYEKMQRKKLSFDELYDILAVRVLVSDVSTCYAVLGIVHALWVPVPGQFDDYIATPKSNMYQSLHTTVMAFGVPLEVQIRTYEMNHFAEYGIAAHWVYKSGGGKKLIKGLDAKLMWVRQALEAGQEGDSKEFMEVLKSDILLTSEVYVFTPDGKPVILPNGSTTLDFAYSVHTEVGNHCVGAMINGRIVPLNTQLHSGDIVKILTSPQGSPSKDWLKIVSSGKTRAKIRAYFRQAEKAERDEKIERGWKLIERELRRRGLNDVKREDFSNIDEQLIAVGSGTIGPGAAAQKISLAYLQHHSPEPQLTPVEIDNTPPVRKNEIKSDILVEGESGVSVTLANCCSPVPGDEIIGYSTLKRGITIHRADCPSVKKQNQDHKINVTWADYDKSIIPGRDTKYYTARLKAEAIDRDDLLSDATKAIGLNGSSILGIKASIVGNSLVRMIIDIRVRNLEHLYSAIARLNEVRGIMEVTRG, encoded by the coding sequence ATGAACAGCGTTCCGTCAATCGAAGACAACTCTACAAATTATTTGCGTGAAATGTCAGACCTTAGGGACGAATTTTTTTCGCGCATACCGGCAGCATCACAGCAAGAATGCGTGCGTTCATTATGGCAGGAATTATGGACAAAATCTCTGTTATCATTAACGCCCGAACAGCTTCACACACTAGGAGAGGCGTTTGTTTTTGCTGCCATTGCCCATAAAGACCAGCTCAGGAAATCGGGAGATCCATATATAATTCACACGTTAAATGCTGCTTTGATTCTTGCGGGAATGAGACTCGATATTGCGACTCTTGTTGCTGCTCTGCTTCATGATGTATTAGAAGATACTGATGTAACTGATGAAGAATTATCGGCCAAGTTCGGCGAAGATGTATTAATGCTCGTGCAGGGAGTTACGAAATTAGCGGGCGATGAAGTCAAAAAATTTATGTCCCGTGAAGATCTGACCGGCGAAAATATTCGTAAAATGTTCGTTGTAATGGCGCAGGATATTCGAGTCGTGTTAATTAAACTTGCTGACAGACTTCACAACATGAGGACTCTTGACGTTATGAGGCCCGACAAGCAGCAGAGAATCGCACGTGAAACAATGGAAATTTACGCGCCTTTAGCTCACAGACTCGGAATCTACCAGATAAAAAGCGAACTCGAAGACTTGTCATTTATGTATTTGCAGCCCGATATTTACAAAGAGTTAGAGTTCAGAGTCAAAAAACGTCTCCCGAAAATGGAAGAAGTAATCAGCAAGGCTATAGCAGTACTTGAGGACAAATTACAGAAGGAAAATATCCCGTGCAGAATCAAAGGCCGTTCAAAACATTTTTACAGCATATACGAGAAAATGCAGCGTAAAAAATTATCGTTCGATGAGCTTTATGACATTTTAGCAGTTAGAGTCCTAGTTTCTGACGTGTCGACTTGTTATGCTGTTCTCGGAATCGTACATGCTTTATGGGTACCAGTGCCCGGACAATTTGATGATTATATTGCGACTCCTAAAAGCAACATGTATCAATCTCTTCATACAACTGTAATGGCGTTCGGTGTGCCGTTAGAGGTTCAAATACGTACTTACGAAATGAATCACTTTGCAGAATACGGAATCGCGGCTCATTGGGTCTATAAGTCAGGCGGCGGCAAAAAGTTAATCAAGGGTCTTGACGCAAAATTAATGTGGGTTCGTCAGGCTCTTGAGGCCGGGCAGGAAGGCGACTCTAAAGAATTTATGGAAGTCTTGAAGAGTGATATTTTGCTAACAAGTGAAGTATACGTTTTCACGCCTGATGGGAAGCCTGTAATTTTGCCAAATGGGTCAACAACTTTAGATTTTGCTTATTCTGTGCATACTGAAGTCGGAAATCACTGCGTCGGTGCAATGATTAACGGCCGTATAGTTCCCCTCAATACACAATTACACAGCGGCGACATCGTGAAAATTTTGACATCTCCTCAGGGCTCACCTTCTAAAGACTGGCTAAAAATTGTAAGTTCAGGCAAGACTCGCGCAAAAATTAGAGCATATTTCAGACAGGCAGAGAAGGCAGAACGAGACGAGAAAATCGAACGCGGCTGGAAATTAATAGAACGCGAGTTACGCAGACGGGGACTAAATGACGTTAAGCGCGAGGACTTCAGCAACATTGACGAGCAATTAATCGCAGTAGGATCCGGAACAATCGGCCCGGGTGCAGCAGCGCAGAAAATTTCACTCGCATATCTTCAGCATCATTCGCCGGAACCGCAATTAACTCCCGTTGAAATCGACAACACACCGCCGGTACGCAAGAACGAAATAAAATCTGATATTCTCGTAGAAGGCGAGTCAGGAGTAAGCGTTACTCTTGCAAATTGCTGTTCACCTGTTCCCGGTGATGAAATTATCGGTTACTCGACTTTAAAGCGGGGGATTACGATTCATAGAGCCGACTGTCCAAGCGTCAAGAAACAAAATCAGGATCACAAAATAAATGTAACATGGGCCGATTACGATAAAAGCATAATTCCAGGGCGCGACACAAAATATTACACTGCACGACTCAAAGCTGAAGCAATCGACCGCGACGACTTATTATCAGACGCAACAAAAGCAATAGGCCTTAACGGTTCGAGCATTCTCGGTATAAAGGCTTCAATCGTGGGTAATAGTTTAGTACGCATGATTATAGATATTAGAGTCAGGAATCTAGAGCATTTATACTCAGCTATTGCAAGATTAAACGAGGTTCGCGGAATTATGGAAGTTACAAGGGGGTAA
- a CDS encoding rod shape-determining protein MreC, which produces MDNFRSTAREWAHGLTALILGLFLLGISSGLGIVKNIVDFWGALLSIPEYPAVIMREIYISWRTRSRDKNFLNDEITRLREENAKLRLDLAKLSSSQNFLPVSNDIRIARVTLRAPMSWWNEIRIDRGEHDKITQGLPVFYNGYLIGRVSSVSLMSSWVELITSPSFLIPAVIEETRELGVVAGDGNGGVVLRYIPAAKGAARAGMKISTAMIGEQFPSGLPIGTITNEFTVGPDGYATYRIDTGADLSRFFTVSY; this is translated from the coding sequence ATGGACAATTTTCGCAGTACTGCAAGAGAATGGGCGCACGGTTTAACAGCTTTGATTCTGGGATTATTTCTGCTGGGGATAAGTTCAGGACTCGGCATAGTGAAAAATATCGTTGATTTCTGGGGGGCTTTGCTGTCGATTCCTGAATATCCTGCTGTAATAATGCGTGAAATTTATATAAGCTGGCGCACACGTTCGAGAGATAAAAATTTTCTGAATGACGAAATAACCCGTTTGCGTGAAGAGAACGCTAAATTACGTCTTGACCTCGCAAAATTATCATCGAGTCAAAATTTTTTGCCCGTCAGCAATGATATAAGAATAGCGCGTGTTACTTTGCGTGCGCCAATGTCATGGTGGAATGAAATACGAATCGATCGCGGTGAACATGACAAAATTACTCAAGGCCTCCCAGTTTTCTATAACGGATATTTAATCGGGCGCGTTAGTTCAGTCTCGTTAATGTCGTCGTGGGTAGAATTAATTACATCTCCGTCGTTCTTGATTCCTGCTGTAATAGAAGAGACCCGCGAGCTTGGAGTCGTGGCCGGCGATGGTAACGGGGGAGTTGTTCTGCGTTATATTCCGGCGGCAAAGGGTGCAGCGCGTGCAGGAATGAAAATAAGTACTGCTATGATAGGCGAGCAATTTCCTTCAGGTTTGCCGATAGGGACTATTACGAATGAATTTACAGTAGGGCCGGACGGTTATGCGACGTACAGAATCGACACGGGCGCGGATTTGTCGAGATTTTTTACGGTGAGTTATTGA
- a CDS encoding PTS glucose transporter subunit IIA: MALDYRKCAEEIVSHIGGRDNITQAAHCATRLRLMIKDNGKVDKKALENVDGVKGMFENNGQLQLIIGTGTVNKVYAEFLSVTGMTEATKDDVKAAAAAGQPIWKRVLKAIGDVFVPILPAIVASGLMMGFVEAMGKVYPEFAQTSWYDFLDMVANTAFAYLPVIVAISAARVFGGNTFLGAVIGLAMIHANLVNAWVVGSMSQIPTWDFKILNFIINVQKVGYQGHVIPVIISVWFMCALEKWLHKHTPEMIDLFVVPFTTVLVTTFFTFTIIGPIFSQLETWVLEAAKILVKNPIGSGVMGAIYPWTVVMGLHHMYNVIEAGMLSVEGGLNTWMPIASAANFAQFGACLAVGLKARNNRTKVVAIPSSLSAALGITEPAIFGINLRFFKPIIAGMIGGTIGAIYGAFSGIGAAAYGVTGIPGYLTIQQPVQYTILLAISGGIAFVLSWIMWKEEAPEVEAVPEAAPVETEEKVLEFATVITSSAGDIAQCTAGKVIPYTEIPDPTFAAGTLGQGVGIQPEDEFVYAPIDGEVSSVAESKHAIGISGANDMEVLIHVGVDTVEMKGDGFEDFVKEGDKVKKGQKIMKFDREKIKAAGHPDTVVLLLTNSDDYEGVKIGVNA, encoded by the coding sequence ATGGCACTGGATTACAGAAAATGTGCGGAAGAAATTGTTTCTCACATCGGCGGGCGCGATAACATAACACAAGCAGCCCATTGCGCAACGAGACTCAGACTCATGATCAAGGACAACGGCAAAGTTGACAAGAAAGCACTTGAGAACGTCGACGGAGTCAAAGGCATGTTCGAGAATAACGGACAATTGCAATTAATTATCGGTACAGGCACAGTCAATAAAGTTTACGCAGAATTCTTGAGCGTTACAGGCATGACAGAAGCCACAAAGGACGACGTTAAAGCAGCAGCTGCAGCAGGACAACCCATTTGGAAGCGCGTATTAAAAGCTATCGGAGACGTTTTTGTGCCGATTCTCCCTGCTATCGTTGCATCAGGCCTCATGATGGGATTTGTCGAGGCAATGGGTAAAGTTTATCCGGAGTTCGCGCAAACTTCATGGTATGACTTCTTAGACATGGTAGCAAACACAGCATTTGCATATTTACCCGTCATCGTTGCAATTTCAGCAGCTAGAGTCTTCGGCGGAAATACTTTCTTGGGTGCAGTAATCGGTCTTGCTATGATTCACGCAAATTTAGTAAACGCGTGGGTAGTAGGCTCAATGTCTCAGATTCCAACATGGGACTTCAAGATTCTTAACTTCATTATCAACGTTCAGAAAGTCGGCTATCAAGGACACGTTATCCCCGTTATAATTTCTGTCTGGTTTATGTGCGCTCTTGAAAAATGGCTTCATAAGCACACACCCGAAATGATTGACTTGTTTGTCGTCCCGTTTACTACAGTTTTAGTTACAACTTTCTTCACATTTACTATTATTGGGCCGATTTTCTCGCAGTTAGAGACATGGGTACTTGAGGCCGCAAAAATCCTCGTCAAGAATCCCATCGGAAGCGGCGTAATGGGTGCGATTTATCCTTGGACGGTCGTAATGGGCTTGCATCACATGTATAACGTAATTGAAGCTGGTATGTTATCAGTTGAAGGCGGCTTAAATACGTGGATGCCCATTGCAAGCGCGGCAAATTTCGCACAGTTCGGAGCATGTCTCGCAGTAGGTCTCAAGGCACGCAACAACCGCACAAAAGTTGTCGCAATTCCTTCATCACTTTCCGCAGCTCTCGGAATCACTGAACCGGCAATTTTCGGTATTAACTTAAGATTCTTCAAGCCCATTATTGCAGGTATGATCGGCGGCACAATCGGAGCAATTTACGGCGCATTTTCCGGAATCGGTGCAGCTGCATACGGCGTTACAGGAATACCCGGTTATTTGACGATTCAGCAGCCAGTTCAATACACGATTTTATTAGCAATTTCCGGCGGTATCGCATTTGTTCTCTCTTGGATTATGTGGAAGGAAGAAGCCCCCGAAGTTGAAGCAGTTCCCGAAGCTGCTCCAGTTGAGACTGAAGAAAAAGTTTTAGAGTTCGCAACCGTCATTACTTCATCAGCAGGCGACATAGCACAGTGCACAGCCGGAAAAGTTATCCCGTATACAGAAATTCCGGATCCTACGTTTGCAGCAGGTACGCTCGGACAAGGTGTAGGGATTCAGCCTGAAGACGAATTTGTTTATGCTCCCATTGACGGCGAAGTCTCATCAGTAGCAGAGAGCAAACACGCAATCGGCATAAGCGGCGCAAATGATATGGAAGTATTAATTCACGTCGGAGTCGATACTGTCGAAATGAAGGGCGACGGCTTTGAAGATTTCGTCAAAGAAGGCGACAAGGTCAAGAAGGGCCAAAAAATTATGAAGTTCGACCGCGAAAAAATTAAAGCAGCAGGACACCCGGACACAGTTGTTTTACTGCTCACGAACTCAGACGATTACGAAGGCGTTAAAATCGGCGTTAATGCGTAA
- the dtd gene encoding D-tyrosyl-tRNA(Tyr) deacylase — MRLLIQRVKRASVLINGQERRSINQGMCVLIGITTGDNESKANWLAEKMTGLRIFEDSDGKTNLSLSDINGEILLVSQFSLYASCAKGRRPSFTGAGDPNEAEKIYNYFVDKVKSYGFKTNCGEFGADMEVEIINDGPLTFIVDSPDK; from the coding sequence ATGAGATTATTAATTCAACGTGTAAAGCGCGCTTCAGTCCTGATAAACGGTCAAGAGAGACGCTCAATAAATCAGGGAATGTGCGTATTAATAGGCATAACAACAGGCGACAACGAGTCAAAAGCTAACTGGCTCGCAGAAAAAATGACGGGCTTGCGAATCTTTGAGGACTCAGACGGCAAAACAAATTTATCACTTTCTGACATCAACGGCGAAATTTTATTAGTCTCTCAATTTTCATTATATGCATCGTGCGCAAAAGGGAGACGGCCAAGTTTTACGGGAGCAGGAGACCCAAACGAAGCAGAAAAAATTTATAATTATTTCGTCGATAAAGTAAAATCATATGGCTTTAAGACAAATTGCGGGGAGTTCGGCGCAGATATGGAAGTAGAAATTATTAATGACGGCCCATTAACTTTTATAGTAGACTCTCCTGACAAATAA
- a CDS encoding MBL fold metallo-hydrolase, producing the protein MNYKRFPLGALWTNSFLFWDEDSKQAFIVDPGGKTKDVKKFLAEHNLNLTMILLTHGHIDHIAGIHELVPFVGNNIYIGSKDADSLRNPSKKLQALLGVHCDGISDFKEVKEGDIIHFPGCEIKVLETPGHTEGGVCYLLQGHNILIVGDTLFAQSVGRTDLEGGDEIKLEASLRRLDEFPDGLRVLPGHGPETSIGAERELNPYWPR; encoded by the coding sequence ATGAATTATAAACGGTTCCCGCTGGGAGCATTATGGACAAATAGTTTTTTATTCTGGGATGAGGACTCAAAGCAGGCATTTATTGTAGATCCGGGCGGAAAGACTAAGGACGTAAAAAAATTTCTCGCTGAACATAATTTGAATCTCACAATGATTTTATTGACTCATGGTCATATAGATCACATAGCCGGCATTCATGAGTTAGTGCCGTTTGTCGGGAATAATATTTATATAGGAAGTAAAGACGCTGACTCATTGCGTAATCCTTCAAAGAAATTGCAGGCTTTATTAGGTGTTCACTGCGACGGCATAAGCGATTTCAAAGAAGTAAAAGAGGGCGATATTATACATTTTCCCGGCTGTGAGATAAAAGTTTTAGAGACCCCCGGACACACTGAAGGCGGAGTCTGTTATTTACTTCAGGGACATAATATTTTAATTGTCGGTGATACTTTATTTGCTCAAAGTGTCGGCAGAACAGATTTAGAGGGCGGCGACGAAATAAAATTAGAGGCTTCATTACGCAGGCTCGATGAATTTCCCGACGGTTTAAGAGTCTTGCCCGGTCATGGCCCTGAAACGAGTATCGGTGCAGAGCGCGAATTAAACCCGTACTGGCCGAGATAG
- the mrdA gene encoding penicillin-binding protein 2 — MEILDSRLKLFIYCMTLSMFILIGGLYFCQIYQGDKYIRLAHSNRLRVMRFAAPRGEIFDRNGVPLAVNDTTFCIMGYPLDLNTPEKLERLSRILKRHGIPMTVEDLEKTIKQQRLAPYRVMRIVPNLTMPQMAELVADYEFPRELFPLSVWRRTYPAGSLAANVLGYVSEISEEELRSRSEEGYTGGDLIGKSGIERSYEEILRGRPGQEALEVDARGRKIRTLDASDAVKGEDLHLTLDMSAQKLAVDLMKDYKGAIVAMDVKNGEILVLASSPVYDNNTLTWGVSAREWNSIINNPDRPMLDRAIAGVYPPASTFKAFMSIATLEEDVINTSTMFACRGGLRLGSHLFKCWKHSGHGSLNVIGGLQHSCDVFFYQAGLKAGIERLVKWARKFHFGEPTGIDLPGERAGILAGPDWKDRRFHTQWLNGDTVNYSIGQGYVLMTPLQIARVYAAIANGGKLVTPHLNRKNFIEPEEIGLTPEKLAIVQKGLEYVVSRGTGSRAGRFGISIAGKTGTAQNSHGPDHALFAGYAPVENPRYVAVAVVEAGRHGSSVAAPMVGQVLAHLLSH; from the coding sequence ATGGAAATCTTAGACAGCAGACTCAAATTATTTATTTATTGTATGACTCTCTCAATGTTTATATTAATCGGCGGCTTATATTTCTGTCAGATATATCAAGGCGATAAATATATAAGGCTCGCTCACAGCAATAGATTACGGGTCATGAGGTTTGCTGCTCCACGAGGCGAAATTTTTGACCGCAACGGAGTCCCCCTCGCAGTAAATGACACGACATTTTGTATAATGGGTTACCCGTTAGATTTGAACACTCCTGAAAAATTAGAGAGACTCAGCAGAATATTAAAGCGTCATGGAATCCCGATGACCGTAGAAGATTTAGAGAAAACTATCAAGCAGCAGAGACTCGCCCCCTATCGAGTAATGCGAATCGTTCCTAATTTGACAATGCCTCAAATGGCCGAGTTAGTTGCAGATTACGAATTTCCCCGCGAATTATTCCCGTTAAGTGTATGGCGGAGGACTTATCCGGCCGGAAGTCTTGCAGCAAATGTATTAGGCTATGTCAGCGAAATATCAGAAGAAGAACTGCGCTCACGTTCTGAAGAAGGCTACACTGGCGGAGATTTAATCGGCAAATCAGGCATTGAACGCTCCTACGAGGAAATTTTACGTGGCAGACCCGGCCAAGAAGCTCTTGAAGTTGACGCACGCGGCAGAAAAATCCGCACACTTGACGCAAGCGACGCAGTAAAGGGTGAAGACTTGCATTTGACTCTCGATATGTCAGCGCAAAAATTAGCAGTCGACTTAATGAAGGACTACAAGGGCGCAATTGTTGCAATGGACGTTAAAAACGGTGAAATATTAGTATTAGCTTCAAGTCCCGTCTATGACAACAACACATTAACGTGGGGAGTATCAGCGCGCGAATGGAATTCAATAATTAATAATCCAGACAGACCTATGTTAGATCGCGCTATTGCCGGAGTTTATCCGCCTGCGAGTACGTTTAAGGCGTTTATGTCGATTGCTACACTTGAAGAGGACGTTATAAATACTTCTACAATGTTTGCATGTCGGGGAGGTTTGCGGCTCGGCTCTCACTTGTTCAAATGCTGGAAACATTCAGGACACGGGAGTCTAAATGTTATAGGAGGTTTGCAGCACTCTTGCGACGTATTTTTTTATCAGGCGGGACTCAAGGCTGGAATCGAAAGACTCGTGAAATGGGCTAGAAAATTTCATTTCGGCGAACCTACCGGAATAGATTTACCCGGAGAACGTGCCGGGATTCTTGCGGGGCCTGATTGGAAAGATAGAAGATTTCACACTCAATGGCTTAACGGAGACACAGTAAATTATTCAATCGGTCAGGGCTATGTATTGATGACTCCTTTGCAAATCGCGAGAGTTTATGCAGCAATAGCTAACGGCGGGAAATTAGTAACTCCGCATTTAAACCGGAAAAATTTTATAGAGCCTGAAGAAATCGGACTCACTCCCGAAAAATTAGCAATTGTTCAGAAGGGACTCGAATACGTTGTAAGCAGGGGCACAGGTTCGCGCGCAGGAAGATTCGGAATCAGCATAGCAGGCAAAACAGGAACGGCGCAAAATTCTCATGGGCCCGATCACGCTTTATTTGCGGGTTATGCTCCTGTTGAGAATCCAAGATATGTAGCAGTAGCAGTTGTTGAGGCAGGCCGCCACGGAAGTAGTGTCGCAGCTCCTATGGTTGGTCAGGTTTTAGCGCATTTATTGTCGCACTAA